CTGTTTGTAGCGGTTCACTACCTGTTATTTTTTTATATACAACACGTGAGAATATACAGAAGGAGAGATTTTTAATGCATGACGATACGATTTCTAATGAAGGAAATCAGAAAAGAAAGAAAAGGAAATTTGAATTTCCCCATGTATTCGCATTGTTATTTGGCTTAATCATTATAACCGCTTTATTTACATATATCGTTCCAGCTGGTGAATACGAACGAGAGGTAAATGATGCAGGGAGAACAGTTGTAGTGGATGGAACGTATCAGCAGGTCGAATCAAATCCGACTAGCCCTTTTGGGATTTTAGAAGCTGTGCATAAAGGAATGGTTAATGGAGCTGAAATCATCTTTTTCATTTTTATTGTTGGTGGAGCTTTTGGGATTTTGAATGCTACAAAAGCGATAGAAACTGGGCTTGCGAGTGTTTCAACAAAGATGGCCGGAAAAGAAATTTATCTCATACCGGTTGTTATGTTATTATTCGCCCTTGGCGGTGGAACATTTGGGATGTCAGAAGAAACAATTCCATTTATCTTAATATTAGTTCCATTAGCAATCAAGATGGGATTCGACTCATTAGTTGGTGCAGGAATGGTTATAGTGGGATCGTGTGCGGGCTTTACAGCATCATTCATGAATCCTTTTACAATTGGTGTAGCTCAGGGAATTGCAGAGTTACCACTGTTTTCCGGGATGGGAATTCGTTTTATTATCTGGCTTATCTTTGTCGCATTTAGTATTGCATTTGTCATGATTTATGCCAAAAAAGTTAAGAAAAATCCGGAAACCAGTTTGATGTATGAGATTGACAAACGCAGAACTATGGATGATGCTGAACATGACCCTATAACAATGCAGTTAACTCCTAGACATGCGATTATTATTGGTCTGTTATTTTTAACGATTATTGGACTTGCAATTGGGGTAACTTATTTTGACTGGTACATCATGGAAATAGCATCACTGTTCTTGCTGATGGGCGTTATCGCAGGTTTTGTTGCTAAGCTAAAGGTGAACCAGATTGCTGAATCCTTTGTAGACGGCTGTAGAGATCTTGTTGTAGGTGGATTGGTAGTCGGATTGGCTTACGGAATTTTGGTCGTATTAGAGGAAAGTAATACAATTGATACGATTTTGTATAGTTTATCGGGCGCAATCGGTCAATTACCAACTACATTTTCTGCGATGGGAATGTATATTACACAAAGTCTCTTGAATTTTCTCGTTCCATCTGGAAGTGGACAAGCTGCATTGACAATGCCTATTATGACCCCGCTATCTGATTTGACTGGTGTAAGCAGGCAAACTGCTGTACTGGCATTTCAATTAGGTGACGGGATTTCAAATGCAATTACCCCTACATCTGGTGTTTTAATGGCATCACTGGCATTAGCAAAGATACCATGGATAAAGTGGATTAAATGGGTGTGGCCTGTTATTGCACTATCTTATATTGTTGGGGCGATTATTGTTACGATTGTGCATTTGTTTGTTTGGACGGTATAGGGTTTGAAATGTTTAGTAAGATCCATTTTTATCTAAGTGAAAGTGGTTTTAGTAAGACAAAGCAGAAAAAATTTTTCTCTGCTTTGTCTTATTTTATAATAAGAATTCATTAACGCTTAGGGGCTCTATAACCAGCATTTTCGGCTTCAGCAGTTGAGCAAAACCATTGCGCTACATTTTTTGTTTGATTGTAGTATGTACTTCCAGGGACATGATAAATTCCACTGTTACTACCTTTAATATCGCAGCTGCCTGTTTCTGCTTCCTCTGAGGAGTCACTCGTAGAGCTGCTTGATGCATGAGTTTTTGTACTTGAATTAGAACTAGTACTATTATTATTCCCGCTTGATTTAGATTCACTAGTATTTTTATCTTGGGTATTAGCGCTGCTCGTAGTAGTTGTTTCTTTCTCCTCTAACTTTTTCTGTAATGAAGCTTTTTCATCCTTCAGTTGTTCAATGTTCTCAGAAAGTGATTTGTTTTCTTCCTCAGTAGATTCATAATCTTCCTTTAGCTCTTTGTTTTTCTTTTGAAGTGATTCATAATCCTTTTGTAACTTTTCATGTTCATTTTCTTTAGTGGTGATTTCCTCGTTTAGTTCCATTATTGTATTTTCAAGGTCATCAAATTCTCCCTGTAAATTAGAATTACTTTTTTCTAATTCGGAAATAGTTGCTGTTAATTCCTCGTTTTTCTGTAATTCTTCATTTAGATTTTGCTGCGTGACGACCATTGGAGAATCACCTAAGGCAATACCTATAAATAGTAAAAATGCAAATACAGCTAGAATGGAGTAAACTATTTTCCTCCAGCCTTTTTTATCTTTTGATCGAAACCATAGATATCCTATCACTGCTAAAAATAGAAGTGCAATCAATGCTTCTATCAATCGAAACCCTCCTTTTTTAATAGATATATAGAACTATATATTCTTTAAAAAAATTACATATAGCGCTTTATATGTAATCTTTGTTCTATCAAAATTTAATGTATAACTAAAGCATCCACATATGAAATTAGTTTTTGCTAAATTAGGTTGCTAAAAAAATGAAATATTGAGAAACGAAAGACTGGAAAATTTTATTTCTTAACTTCAGTATAGCTGTTTTTATAAAAAAAGGAATAATTAAGTAAAACTGGTAAAATGTCGTAAAATATTGCTTTTTAAATGTGAAGTAAACCCTAGGTGAAGGTATGTTAATTGATCTGCCGCTGATTGTAGGACCCAATGAACAAGTTGGTTCATCTAAGTGGCTTCGCTTTTCGAATACATTGAATTGGCTAGATTAACCTGATTTCCAAGCGTGTTAGTTGTACTGACAATCCCAGGACAAGTATCTCCCTCACTTTAACGCTAAAACTATGGTACAATAATAATAAGTGTAATTTTCAACAAATTCACTTTTTTGTAGTTAGTTTATAAATTAGAATAGGAGAGATAGTTGCATTGTTTAAAGATGATCGTTTTAAAGGGTTATTTTTGACTGATTTAAAGCGTGATTTATTCGCAGGCATTACTGTAGGTATTGTTGCAATACCACTTGGTATGGCCTTCGCTATTGCTTCAGGGGTAAAACCAGAGTATGGGCTATATACTACGGTAGTCGCGGGAATTATGGTCGCATTATTTGGTGGTTCAAGATTCCAAATTGCTGGACCTACTGGAGCGTTTATTCCTATACTGCTTGCTATTGTTTTACAATATGGCTATGAAAATCTATTAATAGCTGGATTTCTGGCTGGAATTATGCTCGTCTTTATGGGTATGTTAAAACTAGGAAACTTAATCACTTATATTCCACGTTCCCTAACAATCGGCTTTACTTCTGGTATTGCCGTCATTATTTTTAGTGGACAGATTGGAGATTTCCTTGGTCTGGAAGGTCTTGAAAAAAAACAATATTTTCATGAAAACATAATTCAACTTGTTCAGAATATCACAACAATTAATTTGCTAAGTGTGCTAACCGCATTAATCGGATTATTCATTATTATTTTCTTACCTAAACTTTTCCCTAGAGTACCAATACTTCTAATTGCGCTTATCATACCAACGATTATAGCAATAGTTTTCTATCCAGGTAAGGTTTCAACAATTGGGAATGCGTTTGGGGGGATTGCTCAATCATTACCAAATTTTCAAATACCAGCTGTCACTTGGGAAAAAATATTAATGCTTTGGCAACCCGCGTTCGTTATTGCGATGCTTGGTGGGATTGAATCGTTACTTTCTGCAGTTGTTTCAGATGGAATGACGGGGAAACGCCATCATTCAAATAGAGAGCTTGTCGGACAGGGGTTAGCTAATATTGTTACCCCGATTTTCGGTGGGATTCCAGCTACTGGTGCTATAGCCCGAACAGCTACAAATATAAAAAGTGGTGCTGTTAGTCCGTTTTCAGGGATTTTTCAAGGGATATTTGTTTTAGTGACATTGCTATTATTTGCTCCCTATGCATCCCATATCCCATTAGCAAGTATGGCGCCAATCCTGATGATTGTTGCTATTAATATGAGTGAATATAAATCATTTGCCCATATTTTAAAATTAAAGTCGAGTGACTCCCTGGTTTTGCTTACAACGTTTTTATTAACTGTATTTGTTACCCTTACAATTGCGGTACAAATAGGGCTTTTATTAGCAATGGTGTCCTTTATAAAGCGCATGAGTAAAATTTTTGAAGTGGAAAAGGTAATACCAGCTCTTAAAGATTCTAAATCTAGAAATGAGGGAACTGTAACTATATGTCCGGAACTCTCATTTTTTACAATCTCAGGTCCTTTGTTTTTTGGTGCCGCTGATAAATTCGAATCGATTATTACGCGATCGATTAATAAGCGTCCGACTGTTCTTATATTAAAAATGAAAGATGTGCCCATTATTGATGCTACAGCTGAAGCGAATTTAGCATCACTTGTTAAAGACTTTCATAAAATAGGCGGTACTGTATTAATCTCTAATACAAATAAAGAGGTCCGTAAAACATTAGAAATAAGTGGACTATATGAAAAAATCGGTGTGGAACATTTTTTTAATGATTCATCAGATGCAGTTGATTACGGATTACAAATCATTAATGTAAAAAAGTGTTCAAAATGTAGTAGAAGTGGAAAGTCGGCTTGTCAAGTGTTCAAATATAAAGGGAAAATTCAGTCTGGATAAAGACTGCAAAAAAAATAGGTTCCAATCAATTTTTAATGTCAAGGTTTCTAAAATCAATATTATCAAGGCTATTCATAGATCTGGACTACAAGAACTCCGACCGAATTTACGATAGAATTCCATTTTCCAATCTATTCGTCATTTTAAACTACACACAGTATGAATGCGTGGTTTAAT
This region of Oceanobacillus sp. FSL K6-2867 genomic DNA includes:
- a CDS encoding YfcC family protein; this encodes MHDDTISNEGNQKRKKRKFEFPHVFALLFGLIIITALFTYIVPAGEYEREVNDAGRTVVVDGTYQQVESNPTSPFGILEAVHKGMVNGAEIIFFIFIVGGAFGILNATKAIETGLASVSTKMAGKEIYLIPVVMLLFALGGGTFGMSEETIPFILILVPLAIKMGFDSLVGAGMVIVGSCAGFTASFMNPFTIGVAQGIAELPLFSGMGIRFIIWLIFVAFSIAFVMIYAKKVKKNPETSLMYEIDKRRTMDDAEHDPITMQLTPRHAIIIGLLFLTIIGLAIGVTYFDWYIMEIASLFLLMGVIAGFVAKLKVNQIAESFVDGCRDLVVGGLVVGLAYGILVVLEESNTIDTILYSLSGAIGQLPTTFSAMGMYITQSLLNFLVPSGSGQAALTMPIMTPLSDLTGVSRQTAVLAFQLGDGISNAITPTSGVLMASLALAKIPWIKWIKWVWPVIALSYIVGAIIVTIVHLFVWTV
- the sulP gene encoding sulfate permease, whose product is MFKDDRFKGLFLTDLKRDLFAGITVGIVAIPLGMAFAIASGVKPEYGLYTTVVAGIMVALFGGSRFQIAGPTGAFIPILLAIVLQYGYENLLIAGFLAGIMLVFMGMLKLGNLITYIPRSLTIGFTSGIAVIIFSGQIGDFLGLEGLEKKQYFHENIIQLVQNITTINLLSVLTALIGLFIIIFLPKLFPRVPILLIALIIPTIIAIVFYPGKVSTIGNAFGGIAQSLPNFQIPAVTWEKILMLWQPAFVIAMLGGIESLLSAVVSDGMTGKRHHSNRELVGQGLANIVTPIFGGIPATGAIARTATNIKSGAVSPFSGIFQGIFVLVTLLLFAPYASHIPLASMAPILMIVAINMSEYKSFAHILKLKSSDSLVLLTTFLLTVFVTLTIAVQIGLLLAMVSFIKRMSKIFEVEKVIPALKDSKSRNEGTVTICPELSFFTISGPLFFGAADKFESIITRSINKRPTVLILKMKDVPIIDATAEANLASLVKDFHKIGGTVLISNTNKEVRKTLEISGLYEKIGVEHFFNDSSDAVDYGLQIINVKKCSKCSRSGKSACQVFKYKGKIQSG